A genome region from Sphingobium sp. CR2-8 includes the following:
- a CDS encoding tetratricopeptide repeat protein gives MALTPQNSEAFMREVDDAVRQDQLLTVWQRYGRWILAAVILGLAAFGGWLYWQHYSKTQSQAVSERMDEVLTTAAGGGTPDAKQVEALTKATQPGYRASALLTQAGVASRKGDTKGAIALYAAMAADTGLDQPYRDLALIRQTALEFDALKPQQVVDRLKPLAIEGAPWFGSAGELVAIAYMKMGKTDLAGPMFAAMAKDANVPQSIRSRARQMAGLMGIDAVESPTEPSEG, from the coding sequence GTGGCCCTGACGCCGCAAAATAGCGAAGCCTTCATGCGAGAGGTCGATGACGCCGTCCGCCAGGACCAGCTTCTGACCGTCTGGCAGCGCTATGGGCGCTGGATTCTGGCTGCCGTCATCCTGGGCCTCGCTGCCTTTGGTGGCTGGCTCTACTGGCAGCATTACAGCAAGACCCAGTCGCAAGCCGTGTCCGAACGGATGGACGAAGTGCTGACGACCGCGGCAGGTGGCGGCACGCCCGACGCCAAGCAGGTCGAGGCGCTGACGAAGGCGACCCAGCCGGGCTATCGCGCCTCCGCCCTGCTGACGCAGGCAGGCGTTGCATCGCGCAAGGGCGACACGAAGGGTGCGATCGCCCTTTATGCCGCCATGGCCGCCGACACCGGACTGGACCAGCCCTATCGCGACCTGGCGTTGATCCGTCAGACGGCGCTGGAATTTGACGCCCTGAAACCCCAGCAGGTGGTCGATCGGCTCAAGCCGCTCGCCATCGAAGGCGCGCCCTGGTTCGGCAGCGCGGGCGAACTGGTCGCCATCGCGTATATGAAGATGGGCAAGACCGATCTGGCCGGGCCGATGTTCGCCGCCATGGCGAAAGATGCCAATGTGCCGCAGTCGATCCGTTCACGCGCGCGACAGATGGCAGGATTAATGGGGATCGACGCGGTCGAAAGTCCGACCGAGCCGAGCGAAGGATGA
- a CDS encoding TonB-dependent receptor, producing MIARFLLLASVAGASLLTPDAFAQDAAAPAADQGEQASPRGDVIVVTARRRQETAQEVPLAISVVRGDSIEATGNFNIVKLQQLAPTLQVYTTNPRNTSVNIRGLGVPFGLTSDGFEQGVGIYVDDVYNSRVAAATFDFLDVAQVEVLRGPQGTLYGKNTTAGAINITTNQPTFDFEGRAELTVGNLNLKQAKAAISGPLSDTIAARVAIASTSRRGTLYNVTSRRWINEQDNLGIRGQLLFKPNDDFSITLSGDYSKQDPECCGTTFVRVGRTQRALTRQYDALVAAINAANPGRNYATPSRNPYDRLSDLDSNLNAGNKIGGVSAKIKWDVGPGTLTSVTAWRFWDWKPENDRDFTGLSIVSRSQNPSQQDQYSQEFRYNYESQKIDFVAGLFGFKQRIDTQGTEQQGADASRWSLTGTQAANPAILQGLTASNTQYLKADSAALFGQLSWKVTDALTIQPGVRLNYDKKSGFYQRVVTNGQGQVISCTPTPAAGSVLAAQCGVYQPQISAPSDSAWNFTYDFNVNYKIAQDVLAYATYAKSFKTLGINQNGLPLNADNSVNYDAGTVRPEGVHHYEIGLKTQFWDRRATFNLSAFRTDIKNFQATVNGGQFGTVRGYLANAEKVRSQGIEADFKIVASDRFTAYANGAYTDAKYKKFSNAPCPPELSGGTLQAATATPDYSQPGVPGALSPRQCDISGERLPGVSRWAASFGAEYNIPVKLLAKEGQAYLGVDGNYRSHWNSNASPSIYTEVKGYALTNFRAGFRGDGFDVFGWVRNAFDVDYIENLQVAPGNTGLIAGQVGDPQTWGGTIKFSF from the coding sequence ATGATTGCGCGTTTTCTGTTGCTTGCCAGCGTGGCGGGCGCTTCTCTCCTCACGCCCGATGCCTTTGCGCAGGACGCGGCCGCCCCCGCCGCCGACCAGGGCGAACAGGCCAGCCCACGCGGCGACGTGATCGTCGTCACCGCCCGCCGGCGCCAGGAAACCGCGCAGGAAGTGCCGCTGGCGATTTCCGTGGTGCGGGGCGACAGCATCGAAGCGACCGGCAATTTCAACATCGTCAAGCTGCAACAGCTTGCGCCGACCTTGCAGGTCTACACCACCAACCCGCGCAACACGTCGGTCAACATCCGCGGCCTGGGCGTGCCGTTCGGCCTGACCAGCGACGGGTTCGAACAGGGCGTGGGCATCTATGTCGACGACGTCTATAACAGCCGCGTCGCCGCCGCGACCTTCGACTTCCTGGACGTCGCGCAGGTCGAAGTGCTGCGCGGCCCACAGGGTACGCTCTATGGCAAGAACACCACGGCTGGCGCGATCAACATCACGACCAACCAGCCTACCTTCGATTTCGAAGGCCGCGCGGAACTGACCGTCGGCAACCTGAACCTCAAGCAGGCGAAGGCCGCCATTTCCGGCCCGCTGTCGGACACGATCGCCGCCCGCGTCGCCATCGCTTCCACCAGCCGTCGTGGCACGCTCTACAATGTGACGAGCCGACGCTGGATCAACGAGCAGGACAATCTGGGCATTCGTGGGCAACTGCTGTTCAAGCCCAATGACGATTTCAGCATCACCCTGTCGGGCGACTATAGCAAGCAGGATCCGGAATGCTGCGGCACCACCTTCGTGCGTGTGGGCCGCACCCAACGCGCGCTGACCCGCCAATATGACGCGCTGGTCGCCGCGATCAACGCCGCCAATCCGGGCCGCAACTATGCGACGCCCAGCCGCAATCCCTATGATCGGTTGAGCGACCTCGATTCCAACCTGAACGCAGGCAACAAGATCGGCGGCGTGTCGGCCAAGATCAAATGGGATGTCGGCCCCGGTACGTTGACGTCTGTCACGGCCTGGCGCTTCTGGGACTGGAAGCCGGAAAATGATCGCGACTTCACCGGTCTGTCGATCGTGTCCCGCTCGCAAAATCCCTCGCAGCAGGACCAGTATAGCCAGGAATTCCGCTATAATTACGAAAGCCAGAAGATTGATTTCGTCGCGGGCCTGTTCGGCTTCAAGCAACGGATCGACACGCAGGGCACCGAGCAACAGGGCGCGGACGCCAGCCGCTGGAGCCTGACGGGCACGCAGGCGGCCAACCCCGCCATCCTCCAGGGGCTGACCGCCAGCAACACGCAATATCTGAAGGCCGACAGCGCCGCACTGTTCGGTCAGCTCAGCTGGAAGGTGACGGACGCGCTGACCATCCAGCCGGGCGTGCGGCTGAACTACGACAAGAAGTCGGGCTTCTACCAGCGCGTCGTCACCAACGGCCAGGGACAGGTCATCAGCTGCACCCCGACGCCAGCCGCCGGGTCTGTGCTCGCCGCGCAGTGCGGCGTGTATCAGCCGCAGATCAGCGCGCCGTCCGACAGTGCGTGGAACTTCACCTACGACTTCAATGTGAACTACAAGATCGCGCAGGACGTGCTGGCCTATGCGACCTATGCCAAGAGCTTCAAGACGCTGGGCATCAACCAGAACGGCCTGCCGCTCAACGCCGACAATAGTGTGAACTATGACGCCGGGACGGTGCGGCCGGAAGGCGTGCATCATTATGAAATCGGCCTGAAGACGCAGTTCTGGGATCGTCGGGCGACCTTCAACCTGTCCGCCTTCCGCACCGACATCAAGAATTTCCAGGCGACGGTGAACGGCGGCCAGTTCGGCACCGTGCGCGGCTATCTGGCTAACGCGGAAAAGGTCCGGTCGCAGGGTATCGAAGCGGATTTCAAGATCGTCGCCAGCGACCGCTTCACCGCTTATGCCAATGGCGCCTATACCGACGCCAAATATAAGAAATTCTCCAACGCCCCCTGCCCGCCCGAATTGTCGGGCGGCACGTTGCAGGCGGCGACGGCGACCCCGGACTATTCGCAGCCGGGCGTACCGGGCGCGCTCAGCCCACGTCAGTGCGATATTTCCGGCGAGCGCCTGCCCGGCGTGTCGCGCTGGGCCGCGTCCTTCGGCGCGGAATATAATATTCCGGTCAAGCTGCTGGCGAAGGAAGGCCAGGCCTATCTGGGCGTCGATGGCAATTACCGGTCGCACTGGAACAGCAACGCATCGCCTTCCATCTATACCGAGGTGAAGGGCTACGCGCTGACCAACTTCCGTGCGGGCTTCCGTGGCGACGGGTTCGATGTCTTCGGCTGGGTCCGCAACGCCTTCGACGTGGACTATATCGAGAATCTGCAAGTCGCGCCCGGCAACACCGGCCTGATCGCGGGCCAGGTGGGCGATCCCCAGACCTGGGGCGGCACGATCAAATTCTCGTTCTGA
- a CDS encoding YezD family protein, translating to MSEHKPIELRPVRVDGQRPDGPRADIAVSIDKVRGVLEALRFGSITLTVHDARVVQIDVTEKTRLTAN from the coding sequence ATGAGCGAACATAAGCCAATCGAACTCCGCCCGGTCCGCGTCGACGGCCAGCGACCTGACGGCCCCCGCGCCGACATTGCCGTCAGCATCGACAAGGTGCGCGGCGTGTTGGAAGCGCTGCGGTTCGGGTCGATCACGCTGACCGTCCACGACGCGCGCGTGGTGCAGATCGACGTGACGGAAAAGACGCGCCTGACCGCGAACTGA
- a CDS encoding RBBP9/YdeN family alpha/beta hydrolase: protein MERFGFSGDARQPVVLTIPGLNNSGPGHWQTLWEETRGDCERVDLGSWASPNRNAWVTRLDAAIREANAPVILAAHSLGCLAVAWWGALQSQAYGWPVTGALLVAPPDCDRMETPESIGGFGPTPRAQLPFPSILVGSRDDPYIFFERAHSIGKNWGSQFVDAGYAGHINAESGLGDWKVGQSLLERLIDNAQEQASAMRQMRPALPMAQQDRTVSGPTLHP from the coding sequence ATGGAGCGATTCGGTTTTTCGGGTGACGCGCGCCAGCCGGTCGTATTGACCATCCCCGGCCTCAACAATAGCGGGCCGGGCCACTGGCAGACATTATGGGAAGAAACACGCGGCGATTGCGAACGCGTGGACCTGGGCAGTTGGGCCAGCCCCAATCGCAATGCCTGGGTGACACGGCTGGACGCGGCGATCCGCGAAGCGAACGCGCCGGTCATATTGGCGGCGCATAGCCTGGGTTGCCTGGCCGTCGCCTGGTGGGGGGCGTTGCAGAGCCAGGCCTATGGCTGGCCGGTGACAGGCGCGCTGCTGGTGGCGCCACCCGATTGCGACCGGATGGAAACGCCCGAATCCATCGGCGGCTTCGGCCCCACCCCGCGCGCGCAACTGCCCTTCCCCTCCATCCTGGTCGGCAGCCGGGACGACCCCTATATCTTCTTCGAACGCGCCCACAGCATCGGCAAGAATTGGGGCAGCCAGTTCGTGGACGCGGGCTATGCCGGGCATATCAACGCCGAGTCGGGCCTGGGCGACTGGAAGGTCGGGCAATCGCTGCTCGAACGGTTGATCGACAATGCGCAGGAACAGGCGTCCGCCATGCGGCAGATGCGCCCGGCGCTGCCGATGGCGCAGCAGGATCGCACCGTTTCCGGTCCCACGCTCCACCCCTGA
- a CDS encoding PRC-barrel domain-containing protein, with protein sequence MADPIMENHGDLIASDRVEGTAVYNRQGEKLGRISNFMVDKVSGHVRYAVLSFGGFLGMGNDHYPLPWSMLTYDTGQGGYVVDLNKSLLDNAPRYANEDRPDYDDGYGRNVYQYYGLIYPW encoded by the coding sequence ATGGCTGATCCTATCATGGAAAATCATGGAGACCTGATCGCATCCGACCGGGTCGAGGGCACCGCCGTCTATAACCGCCAGGGCGAAAAGCTGGGCCGGATATCGAACTTCATGGTGGACAAGGTGTCGGGCCACGTCCGCTATGCCGTGCTGTCCTTCGGCGGGTTTCTGGGCATGGGGAACGACCATTATCCCCTGCCCTGGTCGATGCTGACTTACGACACGGGTCAGGGCGGCTATGTCGTGGATCTGAACAAATCATTATTGGACAATGCGCCCCGCTACGCCAATGAGGACCGCCCCGATTATGACGACGGCTATGGCCGTAACGTCTATCAATATTATGGGCTTATCTACCCCTGGTAA
- a CDS encoding OsmC family protein has translation MKINRSGSAIWAGGLKDGKGSISTQSGALDAYPYGFATRFEGVPGSNPEELIAAAHASCFSMALSMILGEAGLTAEKLDTTAVVTLEKLDDGFAVTASKLTLKATIPGADDATFQELAAKAKANCPISKLLKADISLDAELLN, from the coding sequence ATGAAAATCAATCGCAGCGGTTCGGCTATCTGGGCCGGTGGCCTGAAAGACGGCAAGGGCAGCATTTCCACGCAGAGCGGCGCGCTCGATGCCTATCCCTATGGCTTTGCCACCCGGTTCGAAGGCGTGCCCGGCAGCAATCCCGAAGAACTGATCGCCGCCGCCCATGCCTCCTGTTTTTCGATGGCCCTGTCGATGATCCTGGGCGAAGCGGGCCTGACGGCGGAAAAGCTGGATACGACCGCCGTCGTGACGCTGGAAAAGCTGGACGACGGCTTTGCCGTCACGGCCAGCAAGCTGACGCTGAAAGCCACCATCCCCGGCGCCGACGATGCGACCTTCCAGGAACTGGCGGCCAAGGCGAAAGCGAACTGCCCGATTTCCAAGCTGTTGAAGGCCGATATCAGCCTGGACGCTGAACTACTGAACTAA